The Bradyrhizobium oligotrophicum S58 genome contains the following window.
GTTCCTGGACCTGACCTTCCTGGCGGCGAACCTGCTGAAGGTGCTCGAAGGCGGCTGGGTGCCGCTGGCGCTGGGCGGCTTCGTGATGACGCTGATGTACACGTGGCGGCGCGGCAGCCGGCTGCTGTTCGACAAGTCGCGCAAGCTCGAATTCCCGCTCGCCGACCTCGTGACCATGCTGGAGAAGCGGCCGCCGCAGCGGGTGGCCGGCACTGCCGTGTTCCTGACCAGCGATCCCTTGAGTGCGCCGACGGCGCTGATGCACAGCCTCAAGCACTACAAGGTGCTGCACGAGAAGAACGTGATCCTGACCATCGAGACCGCGCCGACGCCGCGCATCGATCCGTCCGAGCGCGTTCGCCTCGAGCAGATCAGTCCGACCTTCTCCAAGGTGACGTTGCGCTTCGGCTTCATGGAGTCGCCGAACGTGCCCCGCGCGCTGGCGATCGCGCGCAAGCTCGGCTGGCAGTTCGACATCATGTCGACCTCGTTCTTCCTGTCGCGTCGCGCGCTCAAGCCGGCGGCGCATTCCGGCATGCCGCGCTGGCAGGATCACCTGTTCATCTCGATGAGCCGCTCCGCCAACGACGCCACCGATTACTTCCAGATCCCGAGCGGCCGCGTGGTCGAAGTCGGCACCCAGGTCACGATCTGACCACGGGATCATGCCGAGCCGCTTGATTTTCCCAGCGTCTGGGGTGAGTTTGGCGGCCGGTTCGGGGCTGGTGCGGCTCCGCAGAAGGCTTGGAGGATGGGCGTGGCTGTTGTGCACGATTTGACCCCGGAGGACGTGGCCAAGGGACTCGCGGAAGGGCGAATTCTTCTGGTCGACGTCCGCGAGCCGAACGAAATTGCTGCGGAAGCCTATCCCGACGGCATTGTTGTTCCCCTGTCGAGCTTCGACCCGAAGCTGATCCCCGATCCCGCAGGCAAGGACGTCGTATTCGCCTGCCGCTCCGGCAAGCGCTCGGTGACAGCCTCGATGGCCGCGCAGGCGGCCGGTCTGCCCTATGACAAGCATCTTCAAGGCGGAATGCTCGGCTGGAAGGCGGCCGGCCTGCCGACCAAGACCGGCGGCTGACACGCGATCATGATTTCGCAGAACAAGGTCTTCGCCGACCTGCCGGTCACGATCTTCGAGGTGATGTCGCAGCTGGCGCGCGACAACAACGCCATCAATCTGGGGCAGGGCTTTCCCGACGATCCGGGACCTGAGGACATCCGCCGCGCTGCGGCCGACGCCGTGCTCAACGGCTACAACCAGTATCCGTCGATGATGGGACTGCCGGAGCTGCGGCAGGCGATATCAGCCCATTACAAGCACTGGCACAAGCTCGATCTCGACCCGATGAGCGAGGTGATGGTCACCTCCGGCGGCACCGAGGCGCTGACCTCGGCGATCCTGTCGGTCGTCGAGCCCGGCGACGAGGTGATCTGCTTCCAGCCGGTCTATGATTCTTATCTGCCGATCATCCGGCAGGCCGGCGGCATTCCGCGCCTGGTCCGTCTGGAGCCGCCGCATTGGCGCCTGTCGGAAGAGATGCTGCGCGCGGCGTTCTCGCCGAAGACCAAGGCCGTGCTGTTCAACAACCCGCTCAATCCGGCAGCCGTGGTCTATCCGCGCGAGGACCTCGAGCTGCTGGCGCGCTTCTGCCAGGAGTTCGATGCGGTGGCGATCTGCGACGAGGTCTGGGAGCACGTCGTGTTCGACGGCCGCGCGCACATCCCGCTGATCACCATTCCCGGCATGCGCGACCGCACCATCAAGGTCGGCTCGGCCGGCAAGATCTTCTCGCTGACGGGCTGGAAGATCGGCTTCGTCTGTGCCGCGCCGCAGCTGTTGCGCGTCGCCGCCAAGGTGCACCAGTTCCTCACCTTCACGACGGCGCCGAACCTGCAGATCGCCGTTGCCTATGGTCTCGGCAAGTCCGACGACTATTTCGTCGACATGCGCGCCGATCTCGCGCGCAGCCGCGACCGGCTCACGGCGGGCCTCGAAAGTCTCGGCTTCCCCGTGCTGAAGGCGCAGGGGACCTACTTCCTCACCGTCGACCTGTCGCCGCTCGGTCTCAACGAGACCGATGAGCAGTTCTGCCGGCGCATCGTCCACGACTACAAGGTCGCGGCCATCCCGGTATCGGCCTTCTACGAGAAGGACCCGGTGACCTCGGTGGTGCGGTTCTGCTTTGCCAAGAAGGATGCGACCCTGGATACGGCGCTGGAGCGTCTGTCCGATGCGATCCACCGGCGCTAGAGCATGATCCGGAAAAGTGGAAACCGGTTTTCCGAAGAGATCATGCTCAAACAAAGAGATGCGATCATGAGTGGCGGCTGCATTCGGTCGGCGCTGGCTGTTGCGGCGCTGATGCTGACGGTGTCGGCCGGTCGCGCCGAGCAGCGCGTCGTCAACTTCTACAACTGGTCGAACTACATGGCCCCCGGTGTCCTTGACGACTTTACCAAGGAGACCGGCATCAAGGTCGTCTACGACACCTTCGACGCCAACGAGACCCTGGAGACGCGGCTGCTCGCCGGCAAGTCCGGCTACGATGTCGTGGTCCCCACCGCATATTTCCTGCAGCGCCAGATCAAGGCCAGGATCTTCCAGCCGCTCGACAAGTCGAAGCTGCCCAACCTGGCCAATGCGTGGCCTGTCGTCACCGGGCGTCTCGCCACCTACGATCCCGGCAATCAGTTCGCCGCCAACTACATGTGGGGCACGACGGGGATCGGCTATAATGTGAAGGCGATCGAGAAGATCCTCGGGCCGGGTGCGCAGATCGACAGCTGGGACATCGTGTTCAAGCCGGAGAACCTCGCCAAGTTCAAGGATTGCGGCGTCCACATGCTGGATTCCGCCGACGACATCTTTCCCGCCGCGCTGAACTTCCTCGGCCTCGACCCGAACTCGACCAGGCAGGCCGACCTGGAGAACGCCGCTGACGTCGTCGGCAAGGTCGCACCCTCGGTGCGCAAGTTTCATTCGTCGGAATATCTGAATGCGCTCGCCACTGGCGAGATCTGCCTCGTCGTCGGCTGGTCCGGCGACATCATGCAGGCGCGCAGCCGCGCGGAGGAGGCGAAGAACGGCGTCGAGATCGGCTACGCGATCCCGAAGCAGGGCGCGCAGATGTTCTTCGACAATCTAGCGATCCCGGCCGATGCTCCGCACGTGGCGGAAGCCTATCAGCTCATCAACTATCTGTACCGGTCCGAGGTCGCCGC
Protein-coding sequences here:
- a CDS encoding polyamine ABC transporter substrate-binding protein, producing the protein MSGGCIRSALAVAALMLTVSAGRAEQRVVNFYNWSNYMAPGVLDDFTKETGIKVVYDTFDANETLETRLLAGKSGYDVVVPTAYFLQRQIKARIFQPLDKSKLPNLANAWPVVTGRLATYDPGNQFAANYMWGTTGIGYNVKAIEKILGPGAQIDSWDIVFKPENLAKFKDCGVHMLDSADDIFPAALNFLGLDPNSTRQADLENAADVVGKVAPSVRKFHSSEYLNALATGEICLVVGWSGDIMQARSRAEEAKNGVEIGYAIPKQGAQMFFDNLAIPADAPHVAEAYQLINYLYRSEVAAKNSDFLSYANGNLASQKLIDPKILGDKNIYPDEATLQKLFVITAREPSTQRVINRLWTKVKTGR
- a CDS encoding rhodanese-like domain-containing protein; this encodes MGVAVVHDLTPEDVAKGLAEGRILLVDVREPNEIAAEAYPDGIVVPLSSFDPKLIPDPAGKDVVFACRSGKRSVTASMAAQAAGLPYDKHLQGGMLGWKAAGLPTKTGG
- a CDS encoding aminotransferase, whose translation is MISQNKVFADLPVTIFEVMSQLARDNNAINLGQGFPDDPGPEDIRRAAADAVLNGYNQYPSMMGLPELRQAISAHYKHWHKLDLDPMSEVMVTSGGTEALTSAILSVVEPGDEVICFQPVYDSYLPIIRQAGGIPRLVRLEPPHWRLSEEMLRAAFSPKTKAVLFNNPLNPAAVVYPREDLELLARFCQEFDAVAICDEVWEHVVFDGRAHIPLITIPGMRDRTIKVGSAGKIFSLTGWKIGFVCAAPQLLRVAAKVHQFLTFTTAPNLQIAVAYGLGKSDDYFVDMRADLARSRDRLTAGLESLGFPVLKAQGTYFLTVDLSPLGLNETDEQFCRRIVHDYKVAAIPVSAFYEKDPVTSVVRFCFAKKDATLDTALERLSDAIHRR